Proteins from one Cellulosilyticum lentocellum DSM 5427 genomic window:
- the istA gene encoding IS21 family transposase, whose product MVQYDYIRMLYFNEGLSQRTIAKRLMIHRNTVKRAIERNSNTYQRQNVKEKPVNGDFIAKVKAILLDNKIKPRKERLTKTRMFTLMQDEGYIGCYSSFTELTRQLEDELSLTQEDAFLKLLPTEGTMQVDFGEMSTIYQGKKTKVIVFCAKLKCSKCEFITAFPRQSTEYFLEGLNRAFQFFGGIPRKVVFDNLKQAVKEIKPDGGRVLQDAFLKFKAYYGFDAVFCNPASGHEKGMIENLVKYTRNNYFIPILEFNSYHELNSLLHNACVRRMNTQKVKGILWKDLLQEEQDHAFMPLKDFYDVSKIMMAKVDCYALVSCDTNHYSVPSSYVGKQVIVKIYPFEVQISYRDQLIAKHSRLLGKHDEALNPYHYLPLLAKKPGAIEDAKFMQNWHLPPIFETYHKQLQARSCSKNAGTKEYIKILQLTESHGIHKIAHFLNDLSKKNNYSLEELKSYIRFKQNEKIHKVTTMSKMPLEALNVVSITAPPSMYDALLKGDAYSNG is encoded by the coding sequence ATGGTACAGTATGATTATATCAGAATGTTGTATTTTAATGAAGGTTTATCTCAGCGTACAATCGCTAAAAGGCTTATGATTCATCGAAATACTGTAAAACGGGCTATTGAAAGGAATTCAAATACTTATCAACGGCAGAACGTTAAAGAAAAGCCTGTTAATGGTGATTTTATAGCTAAAGTTAAAGCAATACTTTTAGATAATAAGATAAAACCTCGCAAAGAGCGCTTAACTAAGACGCGTATGTTTACGCTAATGCAAGATGAAGGCTATATAGGATGCTATTCTTCTTTTACAGAGTTAACAAGGCAGCTGGAAGATGAACTATCACTTACTCAGGAAGATGCCTTTTTAAAGCTCTTGCCAACAGAGGGTACCATGCAAGTAGACTTCGGTGAAATGAGCACCATTTATCAGGGGAAAAAGACAAAGGTCATCGTCTTCTGTGCAAAACTTAAGTGCAGTAAATGTGAGTTTATCACAGCTTTTCCAAGGCAAAGTACAGAGTACTTCTTAGAAGGTCTTAATCGTGCTTTCCAGTTCTTTGGTGGTATTCCACGGAAAGTCGTTTTCGATAACCTTAAACAAGCCGTGAAAGAAATCAAACCAGATGGTGGACGTGTCCTTCAAGATGCCTTTCTTAAATTTAAAGCTTACTATGGTTTTGATGCCGTTTTCTGTAATCCTGCAAGTGGCCATGAAAAAGGTATGATCGAAAATCTTGTTAAATATACTCGCAACAACTACTTTATTCCTATCCTAGAATTTAACTCTTATCACGAACTCAACTCTTTATTACATAATGCTTGTGTTAGAAGAATGAATACCCAAAAAGTAAAAGGAATCCTTTGGAAAGATCTGTTACAAGAAGAACAAGATCATGCGTTTATGCCACTTAAAGATTTTTATGATGTTTCCAAGATCATGATGGCAAAGGTTGATTGCTATGCATTAGTTTCTTGTGATACCAACCATTATTCCGTTCCAAGCAGCTATGTAGGAAAACAAGTGATCGTAAAAATCTATCCATTTGAAGTTCAAATCTCATACCGAGATCAGCTTATTGCAAAACACTCAAGGCTTTTGGGAAAACATGATGAAGCCTTAAATCCCTACCATTACCTCCCTTTATTAGCTAAAAAACCAGGTGCTATTGAAGATGCAAAGTTTATGCAAAACTGGCACCTCCCACCTATTTTTGAAACCTACCACAAACAGTTGCAAGCAAGAAGTTGTTCAAAGAATGCAGGTACGAAGGAATACATCAAGATTCTTCAACTTACAGAAAGTCATGGTATCCATAAGATAGCACATTTTTTAAATGATCTATCTAAGAAGAATAATTATAGTTTGGAGGAATTAAAGAGCTATATACGCTTCAAACAGAACGAGAAAATACACAAAGTAACAACAATGTCAAAGATGCCATTAGAAGCCTTAAACGTGGTCTCAATAACGGCACCGCCTTCAATGTATGATGCTTTGTTAAAAGGAGATGCTTATAGTAATGGATGA
- the pyk gene encoding pyruvate kinase, producing MRKTKIVCTLGPSTKDDKILKRLMLEGMDVARFNFSHGTHESHKENFDRVDKLRKELDLPIAVLLDTKGPEVRVCQFAEGKVSLKKGEQFTLTSRDILGTNEIVSITYKNLPNDVKEGSRILLDDGLIELIVEKVVDGSDIVCKIMNNGDVSNNKGVNLPDTRLSMPYLSEKDRSDIIFGIQTGYDFIAASFVRCAEDVLQIRRILEEYNCHTINIISKIENQEGVDNIDEIIRVSDGIMVARGDMGVEIPGEEVPSIQKMIIKKTVAAGKQVITATQMLDSMMKNPRATRAEISDVANAIYDGTSAIMLSGETAAGAYPVESVQTMARIALKTESDIDYVKRFKERGSTATNNVTSAISHATCTTAHDLGAAAIVTVTKSGRTARMISKYRPVSPILGCTTSASVYRHMSLMWGVKPLLMEEKQNADELFEEALTVAEHTGMVNKGELVVITSGLPVGVTGTTNMIKVDVIGHILVSGVGVGSKQVCGNLCVCKTEEEANEKFIEGDILVIPETTNEMLPLLRRAAGIITEEDGVNSHAAIVGLAIDIPVITGATNATDILKTGSVVSLDAGRGIVSSN from the coding sequence ATGAGAAAAACTAAAATTGTATGTACATTAGGTCCATCAACAAAGGATGACAAAATACTAAAGAGATTAATGCTAGAAGGGATGGATGTTGCTAGATTCAACTTCTCACATGGCACTCACGAAAGTCATAAAGAAAATTTTGACCGTGTAGATAAACTTAGAAAAGAATTAGATTTACCAATAGCAGTTTTACTTGATACAAAAGGACCAGAAGTAAGAGTTTGTCAATTTGCAGAAGGAAAAGTTTCTCTTAAAAAAGGTGAACAATTTACACTTACAAGTAGAGATATTCTAGGAACAAATGAAATTGTTTCTATCACATACAAGAATTTACCAAATGATGTAAAAGAAGGTTCAAGAATTTTACTTGATGATGGTCTTATTGAGTTAATCGTGGAAAAAGTAGTAGACGGCAGTGATATTGTTTGTAAAATTATGAATAATGGTGATGTATCAAACAATAAAGGTGTTAACTTACCAGATACTAGACTTTCTATGCCATACTTAAGTGAAAAAGATCGATCTGATATCATCTTTGGAATTCAAACAGGTTATGACTTTATTGCAGCTTCTTTTGTAAGATGCGCCGAAGATGTTCTTCAAATTAGAAGAATTCTTGAAGAATATAATTGTCATACAATTAATATTATCTCTAAAATTGAGAATCAAGAAGGTGTAGATAATATTGATGAAATTATTCGTGTATCTGATGGAATTATGGTAGCCCGTGGAGATATGGGGGTTGAAATTCCAGGAGAAGAAGTACCATCTATCCAAAAAATGATTATTAAGAAAACAGTTGCAGCAGGTAAACAAGTTATTACTGCTACACAAATGTTAGATTCCATGATGAAAAATCCTAGAGCTACAAGAGCCGAAATTAGTGATGTTGCTAATGCAATCTACGATGGTACAAGTGCTATTATGTTATCTGGTGAAACAGCAGCAGGTGCATATCCTGTTGAATCAGTACAAACGATGGCGAGAATTGCTTTAAAAACAGAGTCAGATATTGATTATGTAAAACGTTTTAAAGAAAGAGGTAGTACAGCAACTAATAATGTAACTAGTGCAATCTCACATGCTACTTGTACAACAGCACATGACCTTGGTGCAGCAGCTATTGTAACTGTAACTAAGTCAGGTAGAACAGCTAGAATGATTTCTAAATATAGACCAGTATCACCTATCTTGGGTTGCACAACTTCAGCAAGTGTATACCGTCACATGAGTTTAATGTGGGGTGTAAAACCACTTTTAATGGAAGAAAAACAAAATGCAGATGAATTATTTGAAGAAGCATTAACTGTAGCTGAACACACAGGTATGGTTAATAAAGGGGAATTAGTTGTTATCACAAGTGGCTTACCAGTAGGCGTAACCGGTACAACTAATATGATTAAGGTAGATGTCATCGGACACATTTTAGTTTCAGGTGTAGGTGTTGGTTCAAAACAAGTATGTGGTAATCTTTGCGTATGTAAAACAGAAGAAGAAGCTAATGAGAAATTTATTGAAGGGGATATCCTTGTTATTCCGGAAACTACAAATGAGATGCTACCATTATTAAGAAGAGCAGCTGGTATTATTACAGAAGAAGATGGTGTTAATTCACATGCTGCAATTGTTGGACTTGCTATTGATATTCCAGTCATTACTGGTGCGACAAATGCAACAGATATTCTTAAAACAGGTTCAGTTGTAAGCCTAGATGCAGGTAGAGGAATTGTTTCAAGTAACTAA
- a CDS encoding YjiH family protein, which produces MIPLPKDGSITIPIAILSTGLQELLGHHTPIILVVVTGISALGSLITYLFKPKLIMGSNLLNSLFNTTWVWLSLRVLAFVFISIITMQVSGFSFPPFMLPLVEVITSSDTGSLVLADLLPVLFSIFLFAGLFLPLLLDFGLLEFIGSLLVKVMRPVFGLPGRSAIDCIASWLGDGTIGVLLTSKQYEEGFYTKREAAVIGTTFSLVSITFSLVVINTVKLGHLFVPFYLTVTVASLVAAIIMPKLPPLSLKKDILYDGSIPEASTVETTHIIAHGFKNAIQKAEKQTFKQSIVIDGFKNVLDMWFGVIPVVMAVGTLALILATYTPIFQILGIPFTPLLNVLGVPEAAAAAQTLVAGFADMLLPSILASSIESDMTRFIVASVSVTQLIYLSEVGALLLGSKIPVKFWELFIIFIERTLITLPIISLIAHLIF; this is translated from the coding sequence ATGATTCCTCTTCCTAAAGATGGTTCTATCACTATCCCTATTGCCATCTTATCTACAGGACTTCAAGAATTATTGGGCCATCATACTCCTATTATTTTAGTGGTTGTTACTGGCATTTCTGCACTAGGAAGCCTTATTACCTATCTTTTTAAACCTAAATTGATTATGGGAAGTAATCTTCTTAATTCACTTTTTAACACCACTTGGGTTTGGCTTAGTTTAAGAGTCTTAGCCTTTGTTTTTATTAGTATCATTACTATGCAAGTATCTGGTTTTAGTTTTCCACCTTTTATGCTTCCTTTAGTAGAAGTCATAACTTCTTCAGATACCGGTAGCCTTGTACTAGCAGATTTACTCCCTGTACTTTTCTCAATTTTTCTATTTGCAGGATTATTTTTGCCACTTTTACTCGATTTCGGCCTACTTGAATTTATAGGCTCTCTTTTAGTAAAAGTCATGCGTCCTGTATTTGGACTTCCAGGACGTTCTGCCATTGACTGTATTGCCTCTTGGTTAGGTGATGGTACTATCGGTGTATTACTAACTAGCAAACAATATGAAGAAGGTTTTTATACAAAAAGGGAAGCTGCTGTTATTGGTACTACCTTTTCTCTTGTATCAATCACCTTTAGTTTGGTTGTTATTAATACCGTTAAATTAGGGCATCTTTTTGTTCCTTTCTATTTAACTGTCACGGTAGCTAGTTTAGTGGCTGCTATCATCATGCCTAAACTCCCACCACTTTCCTTAAAAAAAGATATATTATATGATGGTTCTATACCAGAAGCTTCAACTGTGGAAACAACACACATAATTGCTCACGGTTTTAAGAATGCAATTCAAAAAGCTGAAAAACAAACCTTTAAACAATCAATTGTAATAGATGGCTTTAAAAATGTACTTGATATGTGGTTTGGTGTCATCCCCGTAGTTATGGCTGTAGGTACATTAGCACTTATTTTAGCCACTTATACACCTATTTTCCAAATACTTGGCATACCTTTTACACCACTTTTAAATGTACTTGGTGTACCTGAAGCTGCTGCTGCTGCTCAAACTTTAGTAGCTGGATTTGCGGATATGCTCCTTCCATCTATTTTAGCCTCTTCTATAGAAAGTGATATGACAAGATTTATTGTAGCAAGTGTATCCGTCACTCAACTTATTTATCTCTCCGAAGTTGGTGCTCTTTTATTAGGTTCTAAAATACCTGTTAAGTTTTGGGAATTATTCATCATCTTTATTGAACGTACACTTATCACGCTACCAATCATTTCATTGATTGCTCATCTTATATTTTAA
- a CDS encoding spore germination protein has product MILSTDLEKNIQMFRESLPLGESFDVLERKITVHETTFYLYYLDGFAKDTNLEYVRRDMTNLSAEIFKTIQSAKELSEKAISSIEVSTDNNIDNLIIAVLSGQTVLLGPHYAEGLIIDLRTYPARGTEEPAKEKVLRGSHDGFVETLISNTALIRRRIRDPHLVFEMENIGDVSRTDVVVGYMRNKVDKKTLYKIKQTIKTLNVDALTMGDQSLVESVHSYSWFNPFPKVRYTERPDVAAAHLMEGKVIILVDNTPTALILPTNIFDFMQSVDDYYLPVLTGNYLRLIRYLVFITNLLISPLFVLLTDNPGWIQGSAAEFLLPDVPYVIPIFLQFVILEIALDGLNLASLNTPSALGTSLSIIGGLILGDFAVDTGWFIPHTILYTAVIALSSFTQTSIELTYAFKFSRLLLIILTGLLGTTGFIIALVVIITVIACTKTFTNEPYLYPLIPFNGNALYHLLFRTRICTKQSIGNKKTD; this is encoded by the coding sequence ATGATTTTATCAACTGACTTAGAAAAAAACATACAAATGTTTCGTGAATCTCTACCTTTAGGAGAAAGCTTTGATGTCCTAGAACGCAAAATCACTGTTCACGAAACTACTTTTTATCTGTACTATTTAGATGGTTTTGCAAAGGATACCAACTTAGAATATGTTCGTCGTGATATGACTAATCTCTCTGCTGAAATCTTCAAAACTATTCAGTCTGCCAAAGAGCTTTCTGAAAAGGCAATTAGTTCTATTGAGGTATCTACTGATAACAATATAGATAATCTTATCATTGCTGTTCTTTCTGGGCAAACTGTTTTACTTGGTCCTCATTATGCAGAAGGCCTCATTATTGACCTTCGTACTTATCCTGCCCGCGGTACGGAAGAACCTGCTAAAGAAAAAGTATTAAGAGGCTCTCATGATGGGTTTGTTGAAACATTAATTTCTAACACAGCTTTAATCCGTAGACGCATCCGTGACCCTCATTTGGTCTTCGAAATGGAAAATATAGGTGATGTATCTAGAACAGATGTTGTTGTTGGTTACATGCGTAATAAGGTGGACAAAAAAACGCTTTATAAAATTAAACAAACTATTAAAACACTTAATGTTGATGCTTTAACTATGGGTGATCAAAGTCTAGTAGAATCTGTACATTCTTACTCTTGGTTTAATCCTTTTCCTAAAGTTCGTTACACAGAAAGGCCTGATGTAGCCGCTGCTCACCTCATGGAAGGAAAGGTAATTATTCTTGTTGACAATACACCTACTGCACTTATTTTACCAACCAATATATTTGATTTCATGCAATCTGTGGATGATTATTATTTACCGGTTCTAACTGGTAATTATTTAAGGCTTATTAGGTATCTTGTATTTATTACTAATCTTCTTATTAGCCCCCTCTTTGTTCTCCTAACAGACAATCCAGGATGGATACAAGGTAGTGCTGCGGAATTTTTATTGCCTGATGTACCTTATGTGATTCCTATTTTCCTTCAATTTGTCATATTAGAAATCGCACTAGACGGACTTAATCTAGCTTCACTTAATACGCCTAGTGCTTTGGGTACCTCTTTATCTATTATTGGCGGACTTATCTTAGGTGACTTCGCTGTAGATACTGGTTGGTTTATCCCGCATACTATTTTATATACAGCCGTTATCGCGCTTTCTAGTTTTACCCAAACAAGCATTGAGCTTACCTATGCTTTTAAGTTTTCCAGATTACTACTTATTATTTTAACAGGATTGCTAGGTACTACTGGTTTTATCATTGCTTTAGTTGTTATTATTACAGTCATTGCATGCACGAAAACCTTTACTAATGAGCCTTATCTATATCCTCTCATTCCTTTTAATGGGAATGCTCTTTACCACTTACTTTTTAGAACTAGAATCTGTACCAAACAGTCCATTGGTAATAAGAAAACTGATTAA
- the tadA gene encoding tRNA adenosine(34) deaminase TadA, producing MEKDIEFMKQALIEAEKAFTLDEAPIGAVIVYKEQVIGRGHNRRNTDKNALAHAEVMAINEACKHIKDWRLEECTIYITLEPCPMCSGAIVQARLPRVVFGARSPKAGFGGSVLNILQMDELNHRCEVVEGVCEEEASQLLKSYFKQMRQKNKIIGGELWQQIQDIRKQECLEIL from the coding sequence ATGGAAAAAGATATTGAGTTTATGAAACAAGCATTAATAGAAGCTGAAAAGGCATTTACCCTAGACGAAGCACCTATAGGAGCTGTTATTGTTTACAAGGAGCAGGTTATAGGGAGAGGGCATAATAGAAGAAATACAGACAAAAATGCCCTAGCTCATGCAGAAGTAATGGCTATTAATGAGGCTTGTAAGCATATAAAGGATTGGAGACTTGAAGAGTGTACTATTTACATTACTTTAGAGCCTTGTCCTATGTGTAGCGGTGCTATTGTACAAGCTAGGCTTCCTAGAGTAGTTTTTGGGGCACGTAGTCCTAAAGCTGGCTTTGGAGGCTCTGTATTAAATATATTACAGATGGATGAGCTCAATCATCGTTGTGAAGTAGTAGAAGGTGTTTGTGAAGAAGAAGCAAGTCAGTTACTAAAAAGCTATTTTAAACAGATGAGACAAAAAAATAAAATTATCGGAGGGGAATTATGGCAGCAAATCCAAGACATAAGAAAGCAAGAATGCTTAGAGATTTTATGA
- a CDS encoding helix-turn-helix domain-containing protein, producing the protein MGFLDSISPNHISSNFNIKSLNINTHLLGCCNRLSVVIIEKGIGSVLINEQVISIASPMIICLNETERLHFTSASNLMGKVISFHPNVIKDYFTLENIRTLDHSFSVEDIRYIMSLSIFFRRSKNYAGHLSTSEPVLKHLNKLLETILGVAEQPLLLSLRLSELLTYIEHLVKTYSILSESLITETSFEVKDVLLYLHNNYKQKITIPDLSRHFHVNRTTLSDRFYEATGETIITYLNKHRINLSAIFLRESTLSISDIADEVGFNDTAYFAKLFRKYMHHTPSGYRQRYYALSQLHKVDEKG; encoded by the coding sequence GTGGGTTTTTTAGATAGTATTTCCCCTAATCACATTTCTAGCAATTTTAATATAAAATCTCTAAATATTAATACACATTTATTAGGTTGCTGTAATAGATTAAGCGTAGTCATTATTGAAAAAGGCATTGGATCAGTCTTAATTAATGAGCAAGTCATTTCTATAGCTAGTCCTATGATTATCTGTTTAAATGAAACTGAAAGGCTTCATTTTACCTCTGCCTCAAATCTTATGGGTAAAGTTATTTCATTTCATCCAAATGTTATTAAAGATTACTTTACACTAGAAAATATTAGGACGTTAGATCACTCCTTCTCTGTAGAAGATATTAGATATATTATGAGTTTATCTATTTTCTTTAGAAGATCTAAAAATTATGCTGGGCATCTCTCAACTTCAGAACCAGTTTTAAAACATTTGAATAAATTGTTAGAAACTATTTTAGGCGTTGCAGAACAACCCCTCCTTTTATCACTACGGTTATCGGAACTTTTAACTTATATTGAACATTTGGTAAAAACATATTCGATTTTGTCAGAATCACTTATTACTGAAACTTCATTTGAAGTTAAGGATGTGCTTTTATATCTCCATAATAATTATAAGCAAAAGATTACTATCCCTGATTTAAGTAGACATTTCCATGTTAACCGTACTACTCTTAGCGATCGTTTTTACGAGGCTACTGGTGAAACCATCATTACCTATTTAAATAAGCATCGCATTAATCTTTCTGCTATTTTCCTTAGGGAATCAACATTATCTATTTCTGATATTGCAGATGAAGTTGGGTTTAATGATACTGCTTACTTTGCTAAATTATTTAGAAAGTATATGCATCATACACCGTCTGGGTACAGACAGCGCTATTATGCTCTTTCTCAATTACATAAGGTGGATGAAAAAGGCTGA
- a CDS encoding manganese efflux pump, whose translation MLESALLVTSLCIDACIASFAYGTNKIKIPVLSGLILTGISTLFLIISISLGSIIKGFIPANLTSFICFGILFILGFMRLFEGLLKQYLNKKAISLGNIELTLLNFKLVLNVYADSTLADIDHSQTLNAKEALYLGIALSLDSLVVGFGAALASINLLQIIVLSVLFNSAAIILGGVLGRKCAEKLSIDLSWLGGATLILLALLKIF comes from the coding sequence ATGTTAGAATCTGCTTTACTTGTTACTTCACTTTGCATAGATGCTTGCATTGCTAGTTTTGCTTATGGTACCAATAAAATTAAAATCCCAGTCCTTTCTGGTTTGATCCTTACAGGAATTTCTACTCTATTTCTTATTATCTCTATCAGTCTTGGCTCTATTATTAAAGGGTTCATTCCTGCAAACTTAACTAGTTTCATTTGCTTTGGCATCTTATTTATCTTAGGTTTTATGCGACTTTTCGAAGGCCTACTCAAGCAATATTTAAATAAAAAAGCAATTTCACTAGGAAATATCGAGCTTACCCTTCTTAATTTCAAATTAGTACTTAACGTTTATGCAGACTCAACTCTTGCCGATATTGACCATTCTCAAACATTAAACGCTAAAGAAGCTCTTTACTTGGGTATTGCTCTTTCTCTAGATAGTTTAGTGGTGGGTTTTGGTGCAGCCTTAGCCTCCATTAACCTTTTACAAATCATCGTTCTATCCGTTCTTTTTAACTCAGCAGCTATTATACTGGGCGGCGTTTTAGGCCGTAAATGTGCAGAAAAACTTAGCATAGACCTTTCTTGGCTAGGTGGTGCCACACTTATTTTACTTGCGCTATTAAAAATCTTTTAG
- the dnaX gene encoding DNA polymerase III subunit gamma/tau: protein MSYLALYRKYRPYIFDDVVGQGHIVRTLKNQINSHRVAHAYLFSGSRGTGKTSIAKIFARAVNCEEPVNGSACGKCETCKRISDGAGINIIEIDAASHNGVDNIREINEEVKYTPAVGKYKVYIIDEVHMLSTGAFNALLKTLEEPPAHVIFILATTDPQKIPVTILSRCQRFDFKRISAKEIEETLISYMQTEKIDIEEKALAYIARLADGGMRDALSILEQSISFYFGETITLDKVLYLVGAVDSNILFEMIDAIAGKDATKVLELCEEVNRQGRSMRQFVSDLLEHSRNLLVAKTTKGGVEVLDYSLEYIEALKKQASDISTNELMRYMKHLSGLEYEMRTSVSPRILLEVALLKLSEVQMDSSPEGMMTKVQLLEEKLEKLMQEGLSVAAPVQVVQAAPKKEIVPHKLPEAVPEEVKSLRDKWPQIVSKLGTTSAARTVYATAEAGYIEGDLLYIVYRKGMEAGVNKYLDEIKEAINQVAGKEVKVRTISADDYANKSIETYGSSPKLSEEVQDISKVLRNVQSKINFNIEVK, encoded by the coding sequence ATGAGTTACTTAGCTTTATATAGGAAGTACAGACCCTATATTTTTGATGACGTAGTAGGACAAGGGCATATTGTGCGTACACTTAAAAACCAAATAAATTCACATCGTGTGGCTCATGCTTATCTGTTTTCAGGAAGTAGAGGGACGGGAAAAACCTCTATTGCTAAAATTTTTGCTAGGGCAGTTAACTGTGAGGAGCCAGTGAATGGTTCTGCTTGTGGTAAATGTGAAACTTGTAAGAGGATAAGTGATGGTGCAGGTATTAATATTATAGAAATAGATGCGGCTTCACATAATGGTGTAGATAATATTCGTGAAATTAATGAAGAAGTTAAATATACACCAGCTGTGGGCAAGTATAAAGTATATATTATTGATGAGGTACATATGCTCTCTACAGGTGCTTTTAATGCGCTTTTAAAGACATTAGAAGAACCTCCAGCTCATGTCATTTTTATCTTAGCAACAACAGATCCACAAAAAATTCCGGTTACTATTTTATCTAGATGTCAACGTTTTGATTTTAAACGTATTTCAGCTAAAGAAATTGAAGAAACACTTATTAGCTATATGCAAACAGAGAAAATTGACATAGAGGAAAAAGCGCTGGCTTATATTGCAAGATTGGCTGATGGTGGTATGCGTGATGCACTTAGTATTTTAGAGCAAAGTATTTCATTTTATTTTGGTGAAACAATTACGTTAGATAAAGTATTATATCTAGTTGGAGCTGTAGATAGTAATATACTGTTTGAAATGATTGATGCTATTGCAGGTAAAGACGCTACAAAGGTTTTAGAACTTTGCGAAGAGGTTAATAGACAAGGCAGAAGTATGAGGCAGTTTGTAAGTGATTTACTAGAGCATAGCCGTAACCTTTTAGTTGCCAAAACAACTAAGGGTGGAGTAGAAGTACTGGATTATAGCTTAGAGTATATTGAGGCACTTAAAAAGCAAGCGAGTGATATAAGTACTAATGAACTCATGCGCTATATGAAGCATTTAAGTGGATTAGAGTATGAAATGCGTACGTCAGTATCTCCTAGGATTTTATTAGAAGTGGCACTTCTTAAACTGAGTGAAGTACAGATGGATAGCTCTCCAGAAGGAATGATGACAAAAGTACAATTACTTGAAGAAAAATTAGAGAAATTAATGCAAGAAGGTCTTTCGGTAGCGGCTCCAGTACAAGTGGTACAAGCAGCTCCTAAAAAAGAGATAGTGCCACATAAACTACCAGAAGCTGTCCCAGAAGAGGTGAAGAGTTTAAGGGATAAGTGGCCTCAAATTGTAAGTAAGCTAGGGACTACATCAGCAGCTAGAACGGTTTATGCTACAGCTGAAGCTGGCTATATAGAAGGTGACCTCCTTTATATTGTATATCGCAAAGGAATGGAAGCTGGGGTCAATAAGTATCTAGATGAAATTAAAGAGGCTATTAATCAAGTGGCAGGTAAAGAAGTGAAAGTAAGAACTATATCAGCCGATGATTATGCTAATAAATCTATTGAAACATATGGTTCTAGCCCTAAGCTTTCAGAAGAGGTTCAAGATATTTCCAAGGTGTTAAGAAACGTACAATCAAAAATAAACTTTAATATTGAAGTTAAATAA
- a CDS encoding YbaB/EbfC family nucleoid-associated protein, producing MKNFGGGMPNMQQLMKQAQKMQKQMEEAQAALETKELTATAGGGMVEVVITGKKEIKSIKINPDVVDPDDVETLEDLVLVAVNEAVRQADELSQKEMGKLTGGLPTGGLF from the coding sequence ATGAAAAATTTTGGTGGCGGTATGCCTAATATGCAACAGCTTATGAAACAAGCACAAAAAATGCAAAAACAAATGGAAGAAGCACAAGCTGCTCTTGAAACCAAAGAACTTACTGCAACAGCAGGGGGTGGTATGGTAGAAGTTGTGATTACTGGTAAAAAAGAAATCAAATCTATAAAAATTAACCCAGATGTAGTAGATCCAGATGATGTAGAAACATTAGAAGACTTAGTACTTGTTGCAGTAAATGAAGCTGTTCGTCAGGCAGATGAACTTAGTCAAAAAGAAATGGGCAAACTTACAGGAGGTTTACCAACTGGAGGATTATTCTAG